One window of Nocardia nova SH22a genomic DNA carries:
- a CDS encoding MaoC family dehydratase, protein MSESNEPVRRVVQRGLWFEELEVGVLYEHRPGRTITEADNVLFTTQTMNTQALHLDAAFADALPPFNQRLVNSMFTLSTLVGLSVAQLTQGTIVGNLGFSEVAFPKPMFHGDTLYAETLVTDKRESKSRPGEGIATFAHTGRNQHGDVVATAVRKTLVRMRPDGEE, encoded by the coding sequence GTGAGCGAATCGAACGAACCCGTGCGCCGGGTGGTGCAGCGCGGATTGTGGTTCGAGGAACTGGAAGTCGGTGTGCTGTACGAACACCGGCCCGGCCGGACCATCACCGAGGCGGACAACGTCCTGTTCACCACCCAGACCATGAACACCCAGGCACTGCACCTGGACGCGGCCTTCGCCGACGCGCTGCCGCCGTTCAACCAGCGGCTGGTCAACTCGATGTTCACCCTGTCCACCCTCGTTGGACTGTCGGTGGCGCAGCTGACCCAGGGCACCATCGTGGGCAATCTCGGCTTCTCCGAGGTCGCCTTCCCGAAGCCGATGTTCCACGGTGACACCCTGTACGCCGAAACCCTGGTGACGGACAAGCGCGAATCGAAAAGCCGTCCGGGCGAAGGCATTGCGACCTTCGCCCACACCGGCCGCAATCAGCACGGTGATGTGGTGGCGACCGCGGTACGCAAGACTCTGGTCCGGATGCGACCGGACGGGGAGGAGTAG
- a CDS encoding acyl-CoA dehydrogenase family protein produces MTDFLSTGTLPEDYRDLALTVRDFANQVVAPVAAKHDAAHTFPYEVVAGMADMGLFGLPFPEEYGGMGGDYFALCLALEELGKIDQSVAITLEAGVSLGAMPVYRFGNEEQKREWLPQLTSGRALAGFGLTEPGAGSDAGGTRTTAVLDGDEWIINGSKQFITNSGTDITRLVTVTAVTGETEGKKEISTILVPTDTPGFVAEPAYNKVGWHASDTHPLSLTDVRVPQENLLGERGRGYANFLRILDEGRIAIAALSVGAAQGCVDESVRYAGEREAFGRTIGRNQAVAFKIARMEARAHAARTAYYDAAALMLAGKPFKKQAAIAKLVASEAAMDNARDATQIFGGYGFMNEYAVARHYRDSKILEIGEGTTEVQLMLIGRELGL; encoded by the coding sequence GTGACCGATTTCCTGTCCACCGGCACCCTGCCGGAGGATTACCGGGATCTGGCGCTGACCGTCCGCGACTTCGCCAACCAGGTGGTCGCGCCGGTCGCCGCGAAACACGACGCCGCCCACACCTTCCCCTACGAGGTGGTGGCCGGGATGGCGGATATGGGCCTGTTCGGGCTGCCGTTCCCGGAAGAGTACGGCGGCATGGGCGGCGACTACTTCGCCCTGTGCCTGGCGCTCGAGGAACTCGGCAAGATCGACCAGAGCGTGGCCATCACCCTCGAGGCCGGAGTGTCGCTGGGCGCCATGCCCGTCTACCGCTTCGGCAACGAGGAGCAGAAGCGGGAATGGCTGCCGCAGTTGACATCCGGGCGGGCACTGGCCGGATTCGGGCTCACCGAACCGGGCGCGGGCAGCGATGCCGGTGGTACCCGCACCACGGCCGTTCTCGATGGTGACGAGTGGATCATCAACGGCAGCAAGCAGTTCATCACCAATTCCGGCACCGATATCACCCGCCTGGTGACGGTGACCGCGGTGACCGGTGAGACCGAGGGCAAGAAGGAGATCTCCACGATCCTGGTGCCCACCGACACTCCCGGATTCGTCGCCGAACCCGCCTACAACAAGGTCGGCTGGCACGCCTCGGACACCCACCCGCTCAGCCTCACCGATGTCCGTGTGCCGCAGGAGAATCTGCTCGGCGAGCGCGGCCGCGGGTACGCCAACTTCCTGCGGATCCTGGACGAGGGGCGGATCGCGATCGCGGCACTGTCGGTCGGCGCGGCGCAGGGCTGTGTCGACGAGAGCGTGCGGTATGCCGGTGAGCGCGAGGCGTTCGGGCGCACCATCGGCCGCAATCAGGCCGTCGCGTTCAAGATCGCCCGGATGGAGGCGCGGGCGCACGCCGCCCGCACGGCCTACTACGACGCCGCGGCCTTGATGCTGGCGGGCAAGCCGTTCAAGAAACAAGCCGCCATCGCGAAACTCGTCGCCAGCGAGGCCGCCATGGACAATGCCCGCGACGCCACCCAGATCTTCGGCGGCTACGGGTTCATGAACGAGTACGCCGTCGCCCGCCACTACCGGGACTCGAAGATCCTGGAAATCGGCGAGGGCACCACGGAGGTGCAGCTGATGCTGATCGGACGGGAGCTGGGACTGTGA
- a CDS encoding acetyl/propionyl/methylcrotonyl-CoA carboxylase subunit alpha — MLNKSHPVPFDTVLVANRGEIAVRVIRTLRAMGIRSVAVYSDADTGARHVAEADIAVRLGPAPARQSYLDIEAVVAAAVRSGAQAVHPGYGFLSENSAFAAALEKAGIVFLGPPVRAIEVMGDKIAAKTAVADFGVPVVPGIARPGLTDAELIDAATDIGYPVLVKPSAGGGGKGMRRVDDPAELPAALVSARREAASAFGDDTLFLERFVATPRHIEVQILADSFGNVLHLGERECSLQRRHQKVIEEAPSPLLDPQTRARIGAAACNTARSVDYVGAGTVEFIVSADRPDEFFFMEMNTRLQVEHPVTEMVTGVDLVECQVRVAAGQKISAEQDDIRLTGHAIEARVYAEDPGRDFLPTGGTVLALSEPEGTGVRVDSGLHTGSVIGSDYDPMLSKVIAYGPDRAVALARLDQALADTQVLGVRTNTDFLRFLLADPDVIAGRLDTGLLDRRAGDFRPAPVTDDQFVAAAVSRWLRTWPTTPRGPWEIPDGWRIGTAAPTVHRLEGGDRIVHVAITGTPNDALVTVDQGDARSLSAVLDDTVLIMTLDGLRIRYRVAEDRGPIWVAGADGLAAVREVAEPSLRGADEQATDAEILSPMPGSVIAVHVAPGAEVAAGTPVVVVEAMKMEHTLTAPVAGKVELLVTAGDQVQVEQVLARIIAEPTVDDATGSEQKEVTP; from the coding sequence ATGCTGAACAAATCCCACCCGGTTCCCTTCGACACCGTGCTCGTCGCCAATCGCGGCGAGATCGCGGTGCGGGTCATCCGGACGTTGCGCGCCATGGGTATTCGCTCGGTGGCGGTCTACAGCGATGCCGATACCGGCGCCCGGCACGTGGCCGAGGCCGATATCGCGGTGCGACTCGGACCGGCCCCCGCCCGGCAGAGCTATCTCGACATCGAGGCGGTGGTGGCCGCCGCCGTCCGGTCCGGTGCGCAGGCCGTACATCCGGGTTATGGCTTCCTGTCGGAGAATTCGGCCTTCGCGGCCGCGCTCGAGAAGGCCGGAATCGTCTTCCTCGGCCCGCCGGTGCGCGCCATCGAGGTGATGGGCGACAAGATCGCCGCCAAGACCGCGGTCGCCGATTTCGGTGTTCCGGTCGTTCCCGGCATCGCCCGGCCCGGACTCACCGATGCCGAATTGATCGATGCCGCAACCGATATCGGCTATCCGGTGCTCGTGAAACCGTCGGCCGGTGGTGGCGGTAAAGGTATGCGCCGCGTCGACGATCCCGCGGAGCTGCCCGCCGCCCTGGTCAGCGCGCGACGCGAGGCCGCATCCGCGTTCGGTGACGACACCTTGTTCCTCGAACGGTTCGTCGCGACGCCGCGCCATATCGAGGTGCAGATCCTCGCCGACAGCTTCGGGAATGTGCTGCATCTGGGCGAGCGGGAATGCAGTCTGCAACGCCGCCATCAGAAGGTCATCGAGGAGGCGCCCTCACCGCTGCTGGACCCGCAGACGCGGGCCCGGATCGGGGCGGCGGCGTGCAATACCGCGCGCAGCGTCGACTATGTGGGCGCGGGCACGGTGGAATTCATCGTCTCCGCCGACCGGCCGGACGAGTTCTTCTTCATGGAGATGAACACCCGGTTGCAGGTGGAACATCCCGTGACCGAGATGGTCACCGGGGTGGACCTGGTGGAATGTCAGGTCCGAGTGGCGGCGGGGCAGAAGATCTCCGCCGAACAGGACGATATCCGGCTCACCGGTCACGCGATCGAGGCCCGCGTCTACGCGGAGGATCCCGGTCGCGATTTCCTGCCCACCGGTGGCACGGTGCTGGCGTTGTCGGAGCCGGAAGGTACTGGCGTCCGGGTGGATTCGGGTCTGCACACCGGCAGCGTGATCGGCAGCGATTACGACCCGATGTTGTCTAAGGTGATCGCCTACGGCCCCGACCGGGCGGTGGCACTGGCCCGGCTCGATCAGGCACTGGCCGACACCCAGGTGCTGGGAGTGCGGACCAACACCGACTTCCTGCGCTTCCTGCTGGCCGATCCGGACGTGATCGCGGGTCGGCTCGACACCGGGCTGCTGGACCGGCGCGCCGGGGATTTCCGGCCCGCACCCGTCACCGACGATCAATTCGTGGCGGCGGCGGTCTCGCGCTGGCTGCGCACATGGCCGACCACGCCGCGCGGGCCCTGGGAGATTCCGGACGGCTGGCGGATCGGCACCGCGGCGCCGACCGTGCATCGGCTCGAGGGCGGCGATCGCATTGTGCACGTGGCGATTACGGGCACACCGAATGACGCGCTGGTGACCGTGGACCAGGGCGATGCCCGTTCCCTGAGTGCCGTACTCGACGACACCGTGCTGATCATGACGCTCGACGGCCTCCGCATCCGCTACCGGGTAGCCGAGGACCGCGGCCCGATCTGGGTCGCCGGAGCGGACGGCCTCGCGGCCGTGCGCGAGGTCGCCGAACCCAGTCTGCGCGGTGCCGACGAACAGGCCACCGACGCCGAAATCCTCAGTCCCATGCCGGGTTCGGTGATCGCGGTGCACGTGGCGCCGGGCGCCGAGGTGGCCGCGGGCACCCCCGTGGTGGTGGTCGAGGCGATGAAGATGGAACACACCCTGACCGCGCCGGTCGCCGGAAAGGTGGAACTGCTGGTGACGGCCGGTGATCAGGTGCAGGTCGAACAGGTCCTGGCGCGGATCATCGCCGAACCCACCGTGGATGACGCGACCGGCTCCGAGCAGAAAGAGGTAACCCCGTGA
- a CDS encoding carboxyl transferase domain-containing protein, which yields MTLTQDVSAGNRAAHLALLDELRAKLAASALGGPERARERHVARGKLLPRQRVDRLLDPGSPFLELSPLAADGMYGGDCPGAGVIGGIGRVSGRECVIVANDATVKGGTYYPMTVKKHLRAQEVALQNHLPCIYLVDSGGAHLPHQDEVFPDREHFGRIFYNQATMSAQGIPQIAAVLGSCTAGGAYVPAMSDEAVIVRNQGTIFLGGPPLVKAATGEVVTAEELGGGELHSRTSGVTDHLAESDEDALRIVRRIVGTFAPKTPSPWEIAPPVEAVAPQSELYDVVPVDLRTPYDVHEVIERVVDGGEFQEFKAEYGRTLVTGFARIHGHPVGIVANNGVLFGESAQKGAHFIELCDKRVIPLVFLQNITGFMVGRDYEASGIAKHGAKMVTAVACARVPKLTVVIGGSYGAGNYSMCGRAYSPRFLWMWPNARISVMGGEQAASVLATVRGDQLGDAWTPEKEEEFKAPIRDQYEQQGNPYYSTARLWDDGVIDPADTRTVLGLALSVCAQAPVEPVSYGVFRM from the coding sequence ATGACCCTGACGCAGGACGTGTCGGCCGGTAACCGGGCCGCACATCTGGCGCTGCTCGACGAGCTGCGCGCGAAGCTGGCGGCGAGTGCCCTGGGCGGGCCGGAGCGCGCCCGCGAACGGCATGTGGCGCGCGGCAAACTGCTGCCGCGCCAGCGCGTGGACCGGCTGCTGGACCCCGGCAGTCCGTTCCTGGAGTTGTCGCCGCTGGCGGCCGACGGGATGTACGGCGGCGACTGCCCGGGCGCGGGGGTGATCGGCGGTATCGGGCGGGTCTCCGGACGCGAATGCGTGATCGTCGCCAACGATGCGACGGTCAAGGGCGGCACCTACTATCCGATGACGGTCAAGAAGCATCTGCGCGCGCAGGAAGTGGCGTTGCAGAACCATCTGCCCTGTATCTACCTGGTGGATTCCGGCGGCGCGCATCTACCGCATCAGGACGAGGTCTTTCCCGACCGCGAGCATTTCGGGCGCATCTTCTACAACCAGGCGACCATGAGCGCGCAGGGCATTCCGCAGATCGCGGCGGTGCTGGGTTCGTGCACGGCCGGTGGCGCCTACGTCCCCGCGATGAGCGACGAGGCGGTGATCGTGCGTAATCAGGGCACGATCTTCCTGGGCGGCCCGCCGCTGGTGAAGGCCGCGACCGGTGAGGTGGTCACCGCGGAGGAACTCGGCGGTGGCGAATTGCATTCGCGCACATCCGGTGTCACCGATCATCTGGCCGAGAGCGACGAGGACGCGCTGCGCATCGTGCGCCGCATCGTCGGCACCTTCGCGCCGAAGACCCCGAGCCCGTGGGAGATCGCCCCGCCGGTCGAGGCCGTGGCGCCGCAGTCGGAGCTCTACGACGTGGTCCCGGTGGATCTGCGCACGCCCTACGACGTGCACGAGGTGATCGAGCGCGTGGTGGACGGCGGTGAATTCCAGGAATTCAAGGCCGAATACGGCCGCACGCTGGTCACCGGATTCGCGCGGATCCACGGGCATCCGGTGGGGATCGTCGCCAACAACGGCGTGCTGTTCGGTGAATCCGCCCAGAAGGGCGCGCATTTCATCGAACTGTGCGACAAGCGCGTGATTCCGCTGGTGTTCCTGCAGAACATCACCGGATTCATGGTCGGGCGCGACTACGAGGCGAGCGGCATCGCCAAACACGGCGCGAAGATGGTCACCGCGGTGGCCTGCGCGCGGGTGCCGAAACTCACCGTCGTGATCGGCGGATCCTATGGCGCGGGCAACTATTCGATGTGCGGGCGTGCGTATTCGCCGCGGTTTCTGTGGATGTGGCCCAATGCGCGGATCTCGGTCATGGGCGGTGAGCAGGCCGCCTCGGTGCTCGCGACCGTGCGCGGTGATCAACTCGGCGATGCCTGGACTCCGGAGAAGGAAGAAGAGTTCAAGGCGCCGATTCGGGATCAGTACGAGCAGCAGGGCAATCCGTACTACTCCACCGCGCGGCTGTGGGACGACGGTGTGATCGATCCCGCCGATACCAGAACCGTGCTGGGCCTGGCGCTGTCGGTATGTGCGCAGGCTCCCGTCGAACCCGTCTCCTACGGCGTATTCCGGATGTGA
- a CDS encoding TetR/AcrR family transcriptional regulator translates to MEQSEAIAPTRREQLKALRRQQLLEAGARLIADRGFPGVRLDDLGAAAGISGPAVYRHFPNKEAVLVELLVGISTRLFEGGRDVAQRAGSPREALSGLIEFHLDFALGEPELIRIQDRDLESLPEAARRQVRRLQRQYVEIWVEVLRDLRPDLPEPTARVMAHATFGLINSTPHSASPALAGRARPILREMAWAALS, encoded by the coding sequence GTGGAGCAGAGCGAGGCGATCGCCCCCACGCGCCGTGAACAGCTCAAGGCGCTGCGTCGGCAACAGTTGCTCGAGGCCGGGGCGCGGCTCATCGCCGATCGCGGATTTCCCGGTGTCCGGCTCGACGATCTGGGCGCCGCCGCCGGAATCAGCGGCCCGGCGGTCTATCGGCACTTCCCCAACAAGGAAGCGGTGCTGGTGGAGTTGCTGGTCGGCATCAGCACCCGGCTGTTCGAGGGCGGGCGCGATGTCGCGCAGCGGGCCGGTTCACCGCGCGAGGCACTGTCCGGGCTGATCGAATTCCATCTCGACTTCGCCCTGGGCGAGCCGGAGCTGATCCGCATTCAGGATCGCGATCTCGAGAGCCTGCCCGAGGCGGCCCGGCGTCAGGTCCGGCGGCTGCAACGCCAGTATGTGGAGATCTGGGTCGAGGTCCTGCGCGATCTGCGCCCCGACCTGCCCGAACCCACCGCCCGCGTGATGGCGCACGCCACCTTCGGCCTGATCAACTCCACCCCGCACAGCGCCTCCCCCGCCCTGGCCGGGCGCGCGCGGCCGATCCTGCGCGAGATGGCGTGGGCCGCGCTGAGCTGA
- a CDS encoding SRPBCC family protein, translating to MRTLDLERIIRAPRADVFDWLTDATNYQLVPSIRRVTPVRPGNVSEHGVGAVRLLVTPLLRLTEEIIDYDPPKLFRYRVLKSLPPLRRQDGTVTFDEHPEGTKVRWQSQFEVAAPLFAKAWTLALLPTVYLGLHYVLATADKELRRD from the coding sequence ATGCGCACGCTGGACCTGGAACGGATCATCCGGGCACCCCGCGCCGATGTCTTCGACTGGCTCACCGACGCCACCAACTACCAGCTCGTTCCCTCGATCCGCCGGGTCACGCCGGTGCGTCCGGGCAATGTGTCCGAACACGGCGTCGGTGCGGTCCGGCTGCTGGTCACGCCGCTGCTGCGGCTCACCGAGGAGATCATCGACTACGACCCGCCCAAGCTGTTCCGCTATCGCGTCCTGAAATCGCTGCCGCCGTTGCGGCGCCAGGACGGGACGGTCACCTTCGACGAACATCCCGAGGGGACCAAGGTGCGCTGGCAGTCCCAATTCGAGGTCGCCGCACCGCTGTTCGCGAAGGCATGGACCCTCGCCCTGCTGCCCACGGTATATCTCGGCCTGCACTATGTGCTCGCCACCGCCGACAAGGAACTGCGGCGGGACTGA
- a CDS encoding TetR/AcrR family transcriptional regulator, giving the protein MSVERGTTRPAEQPTTKPQERVIRRRPKNRRAQIAATSAAAFGSLGYHGVSMEDIASKLGISSAALYRHYPSKYALFREELLRLGTLTVASTTTAPEDAELPAEQRLAKVLDAMIAATIANRPTVTLARWEGRYLDETDNATLNGQFTTSIRALTTLIGELRPELARPDRQVRAVSLLSIVSSIGDHHATLPVKALTAVLNSAAWAVIRADLPKAAAATREARAVEIPQSFKHELLLKKSVELFHERGYPNVSVEDIATAADLSAASAVYRYYRSKSDLLAAAFRRAADRVSGAIGPATTSSKTPAEALSKLIDLYVAGSFAERELTFVYYAEFSHVPAEERTVLRNIQRLIVAEWVTLLVAVRPELSEAQARILVQASFGLVVDLGRVFGDDEGICPPDRVVALMEVVLFGHPRGE; this is encoded by the coding sequence GTGAGCGTAGAGCGTGGCACCACACGCCCCGCAGAACAGCCGACAACAAAACCGCAGGAGCGGGTGATCCGCCGACGCCCGAAGAACCGGCGCGCCCAGATCGCCGCGACCTCGGCGGCGGCCTTCGGCTCCCTGGGCTACCACGGAGTGAGTATGGAGGACATCGCCTCCAAACTCGGCATCTCCTCGGCCGCCCTCTACCGGCACTACCCGAGCAAATACGCGCTGTTCCGTGAGGAATTACTACGGCTGGGCACCCTGACCGTGGCCTCGACGACCACGGCGCCCGAGGATGCCGAACTCCCGGCCGAACAGCGGCTGGCGAAGGTTCTCGACGCCATGATCGCGGCGACGATCGCCAATCGCCCCACCGTCACCCTGGCGCGCTGGGAGGGCCGCTACCTCGACGAGACCGACAACGCGACGCTGAACGGACAGTTCACCACCTCCATCCGCGCGCTCACGACCCTCATCGGCGAACTCCGTCCGGAACTGGCCCGCCCGGATCGCCAGGTGCGCGCGGTGTCGTTGCTCAGCATCGTGAGCAGCATCGGTGACCACCACGCCACACTGCCGGTGAAAGCCCTTACCGCAGTGCTGAATTCGGCGGCATGGGCCGTCATCCGGGCCGATCTTCCGAAGGCCGCGGCGGCGACCCGCGAGGCGCGGGCGGTGGAGATTCCGCAGTCGTTCAAACACGAACTGCTGCTCAAGAAATCGGTGGAACTGTTCCACGAACGCGGATATCCCAATGTGAGCGTCGAGGACATCGCGACGGCCGCGGATCTGTCGGCCGCGTCCGCGGTCTACCGGTACTACCGCAGCAAGAGCGATCTGCTGGCCGCGGCGTTCCGGCGGGCGGCCGACCGGGTGTCCGGCGCCATCGGGCCCGCCACCACCTCGTCGAAGACCCCCGCCGAGGCACTGTCGAAGCTGATCGACCTCTATGTGGCCGGTTCCTTCGCCGAACGGGAACTGACCTTCGTGTACTACGCGGAGTTCAGCCACGTGCCCGCCGAGGAGCGCACCGTACTGCGCAACATCCAGCGGCTGATCGTGGCCGAATGGGTGACCCTGCTGGTGGCGGTGCGCCCGGAACTGAGCGAGGCGCAGGCGCGCATTCTGGTGCAGGCGAGCTTCGGGCTGGTGGTCGATCTGGGCCGCGTCTTCGGTGACGACGAGGGGATCTGCCCGCCCGACCGGGTGGTGGCGCTGATGGAGGTCGTCCTGTTCGGACACCCGCGCGGGGAGTAG